The genomic window AAATAATAAATTTGTATTCTACATAGTTTGTTGAGTTGATTACAGAAATTAAGGCTCAGAAAGAAGTAACTTATACAGGCAAAGAAATGATTAAAGCATATAAACCTAAAAGCTCACTGTTCCTTTTTCTTACCCTATTTGATTGATTCCTGACTTGACACTGAGCTATTTCTCTGACCACTATAAGCAATTTGtcgaaatgaattgaattgagcagAAAGGTAGCAGCCTTAAACAGAAAATCATATCATTTGTTAAACAAGATTTCCATAGTACATATGAGTTATGTTTGTTTTTCTTAGAAACAAATGATTGGAAATGACTAATATAAGGATGAATACCATCACTAAAATGTGCctttttataaaacaaagaaattcaattgagctctctgtgtctcagtttatCCATCTTCAAGTTGGAGAGAATAATTGCTTTGTAGTTTGACTTCCTAGTTATGTTggttttttttagttgtttcagtgatgtctgactgtgatcccatttggggttttcttggcaaagataatagagtaatttaccttttccttctccagctcattttacagataaggaactgagcaAACAGGAACCTTCCATCCACAGTACCATTTACCTGTCCCATCCTAGAGCTCTGAATGAGAACAGTGATCTGGAAGGGTTGGGGTCACAAAATGTACTTTGACAATCCCAGATACTTTTATCATCCTTTCTCTCTGATACTACCCTTGgtccagaaaaggaagaaaagggaacttGTTTCCAGTCACCTTGTGAAACAAGAACCATTAGGAGCCAGAAGCTCAGCTTCCTTGTTCAGGACCAGTTTTCTTTAGACAAAGGATCCAGATGGAGCCTCTTCTAGAAGGCAGCCCACCAGGGACTTGTCTCTGGTTCTGTGTCAGTGAAGAAAACACATGCCCCCTGGTGGCCATATAAACTTCCATGactcagaaaggagaaagaagacacaaaggaaaaagggaatgaagaagaaaataaaagagaaaaggatgaagacagaaatggagatgtgggagaggaagaggaatggAAGAAATGTCCTTGACAACAGCTATTTAAGGGACAGGGCAAGAATAAAGCTTTGCTTAAAAATTAGGAAACTCAGAGCAGTAACTTCTCTAATGTAAGacaatgaagaaatggaagacaaCGAAAATTGAAATCACAGATCACAGTCATGGAGCACCTCTAGTATATCATACACAATGCACCTCTATTAATGTGTTTACCTACAACCATCTTATAAAAAACAATACATGGgtgattattcccatttaacaaaGGGGGAATCTGAGagtcagagagatgaagtgaagTTCGGTTTATGAGAATCTTCTGTGccaaatttctttgtattccatgCTCTGGGTGCTTCAGAATTTACCAAAATTCTTTCAAAATGTGCTTCCCAGAACTGAATGTGATACCCTAAATGTATCAGATTTTCATGAAATGATCTGACATTGAagtcattaaaaatcattttggaaactTATCTCCTTTTCTGGCCAACCACAACCTACTCTTAATACACTTTCTTCTGAGAGAGAAGACGGAGTATACTCTGGCGGATCTGCTTGGTCTTCACACTGTAGATAATGGGATTCATCACAGGGGGTGATAGCAGGTAGATGTTGGCCATCATCACATGGACCAGTGGGGAGGCATGTCGGGCAAAGCGGTGGACCATTGACAGCCCTATCATGGGCACATAGAGGACAATCACAGCCAGAATATGGGAAAGACAGTTATTTAAGGCCCGAAGACGCTCAGCCTTGGAGGCAGCACGTAAGACACTGCCTAGGATCAGGGCATAAGAgagaacaatgagaaaagggtCAAGAATGTAGATGGCCATGACAAGCCCCAAACCATACCAGTTGTTAACTCTGGTGTCACCACAGACCAGGCGGATCATATCTTGGTGGAGGCAATAGGAATGAGTGAGTAGGTGGGAGTTGCAAAAGGGAAGCCGCTTGAGTAGGAAGAGAGGGGGTAGGACGGCCACAATGCATCGGATGACTATGGCCATTCCGATCCTGCTGACGACTGTGTCTGTGAGAAGAGAGGCATAGTGGAGAGGGCGGCAGATGGCAACAAAGCGATCGAAAGCCATGGCCAGAAGGACTGAAGACTCCATGAAGGAGAAGccatggagaaagaaaaattggacAAAGCAGGCTTCCAAGCTGATCTTGCGGGCATTGAACCAGAGGATGCTCATGACGGTGGGTAGCGTAGTGAGGGTCAGCCCCAAGTCAGTTAGCGTCAGCATAGAAAGAAACATGTACATGGGTTGGTGGAGTGAGGGCTCTGTCCAAATCACACTCAGTATGGTCGTGTTGCCCACTAGAGAAATCATGTATAAGCAGAAGAAGGGAATGGAGATCCAGACATGAACTGCCTCAAACCCTGGGATACCAGtgaggatgaaatagaaagattCTTCAGTGGTATTAATAATGGCTGACATGACAGTCAGATACAGCTCCTGAGTGGATATCCCTCTACAAGGAACTAGACAAGAGAATGTGTGAGTGCTGACATTTTACTGTTTATAACatgatatataaaattataaggtTTTCAGAATCACCTTTCCCCTTTTCTACCATTCCCTGTATAATAGCTGAGGGACATATGATCACAGAGACCCTGTGAAGGTGGGCAGAGCCAGCAAAATGACCCAGATAATTTATTATTGGATTTAGGCTGTATCAGGCATTTTGGTTCTGCTGGGATCCAAGAAAAAGCAGGatcatagagaaagaaaacaataatacacagtagaaatagaaatagaaaattagatCCAATAGATAATGGgaaaatacaatagaaaaaaataatagtccAAAGAGGAATGTAGACTATGAAAATGGACAAGATAGAGACACTAGAGTAGGCTGTCAGATTAAGCTGAGGTGATATAGGCTGtccatgagaaaataattatagaagatttttgttattgttttatgtGTTTTAGTCTggagatctggggattttttttaaggaaatgagGAGTCAACAACATTATAGTGACTAAAGATACATGACAGAGGCCTTATGGAAGAGTTGGTTGCTAAGTGGAAAGAAGACTAGTCTTAGTGTCagacagacctgagttcaattcctgcctcagatactagttatatgatcatgggcaaataatttagtctctctcagcctcattttcctcttttgtaaaaaggaaataataatgtcACCTAACTCACTGTGCAGTTGGAGACTTTAGTGAGATAACCTCTGTTATTATGATTCACTTTGTGAAACCTAAAAAGGAACATAATGTAAATTAGCTATTATGATGAAATATTCTTCTTGTCAATTGTGGTATATTGTAGGAGTAGGTTATTGCCTACACTGACATGATTGCTTTGCTTGTttcttttagtttgtttttttgttgtacTGTTACAACACGATAGGGTAGAAATTAATTGGGAAATTATTAGCATTTTGTCATTGCATATTGTTGtgattctcagattttttttccttagggagaaAAAACACAACTAGAACTAAATAGAAAAGAGATTTTCCAAGACCTTATACAGAACAGGAGGTGGAAAGCAGGACCCAGGCATGGTTAGAGACAGCAAAAATGGAACCCAAGAATGTGAGAGGGCCTATGACCATCTGTAAGGGGGAATACaggaagaatagagaaagaataggCTGCAGACAGTGGTCCTTTCCTGCCTGTCCTTCTATCCAAAGTATAAATCCACCAAAATTTACCTTGGGAGGGTCAAACTAATTCTGAGTGATCTCTTGTTTTAATGTAACATAATGGGGTTGATATTTTTCTAGATGGTCCCTGAGGATGCTTCCAACTCTGAAGTTCTGCAGTTTATGCATGACAAAAATGGAGACCAGCAGTGGTACACTGGTTTTGAAGTGAATGAATCCTTGTTTATCTTCTGACTTTACCATTTCCTAGCAATGTGATCTCAGGTGAAGACTTCATCCCCTGGAttccgttttctcatctataaaatgggggattgGATGAGAgtgcctctgaggtcccttccaaccctaGATCTTTTATCCTCTGAGCCTATTAAAGACTCCTGAAGTTAACCTCATTTCTTCCCAGCCAAATAAATGGCTTCCTGCACCTCTGGAGTTCTAAGAATCTCTTATTCTAGTTGAAATTCTGTCACCATCAGGGAGTCTGGGAAAGAT from Monodelphis domestica isolate mMonDom1 chromosome 4, mMonDom1.pri, whole genome shotgun sequence includes these protein-coding regions:
- the LOC100022082 gene encoding olfactory receptor 51Q1-like → MSAIINTTEESFYFILTGIPGFEAVHVWISIPFFCLYMISLVGNTTILSVIWTEPSLHQPMYMFLSMLTLTDLGLTLTTLPTVMSILWFNARKISLEACFVQFFFLHGFSFMESSVLLAMAFDRFVAICRPLHYASLLTDTVVSRIGMAIVIRCIVAVLPPLFLLKRLPFCNSHLLTHSYCLHQDMIRLVCGDTRVNNWYGLGLVMAIYILDPFLIVLSYALILGSVLRAASKAERLRALNNCLSHILAVIVLYVPMIGLSMVHRFARHASPLVHVMMANIYLLSPPVMNPIIYSVKTKQIRQSILRLLSQKKVY